ATTTTCCAAAACCTCCACTAGCTACAAGTAAACTATAGAGTACTTAAATGTAAAATTGACGTCGACCAAAGCATAGAATGAAGATAAGGATGATTGTATTGTGATTTCAAACAAACTTCCATAACATTGGGGGTGGTGTTATAGTACTGtaatgaattgaaatggtgGTTGCTCCACTTTCTGCAATTTGAATTGCTTGCAACCCCAAGCTCATCATCAATTCAAGAAGCCCCACCTCATCACATCATGCAGATATTATATATTCCTTATATGGTTTGATTATGTGACTCAAATGTCATTTACAATTTGGATTAAAGAGGAAATAGTCATCATGTCTCTTTTAGTATCCTTAAATGGATTAACATGTGGCTGAGATAATCCAGCTGAGTTGGTCAAGTAGTAGGTTTAGTAACTATAAGGTACATAAGATCGAGCTGTTTATTGGTCTTCTCGGTTTGAACCAGTCAGTTATGGGTAACCTAAACTGATTTACTTCATTGTGGTCTGATTAAGGTTTGATGgctaaattatatatagattaattacAAAGTATTATTAGTAATGTCATAAGCAATGACATTTTCTTCAAGTAATAGCAAGGTTTGGTAACTATGAGGTAGGATCGAGCTGTCTATTGGCCATCTCGGTTTGAACTAGTCAGCTATAGGTAACCCGTCCGAGTTGGTCAAGTAATAGGTTTAGTAACTTTAAGGTAGGATCGAGCTGTCTGTTGATCTTCTCGATTTGAACCAGTCAAATATGATAACCTAGACTGATTTACTTGTGGTCTAATTAAGGTTTGATggctaaattttatatatatatatatatatatatatatatatatatatatatatatatatatatattaattacaaagTATTATTAGTAATGTCATAAGCAATGacattttcttcaatttctttatgGTTATATAGTAAAAgtaaatggtaaaaaaaaatattatattggaaATGTCCCTCTTATGATGATCCACATGTAGTATCTTATTCTTACATTATCTAGAAGATAATGAAATTCAAATGGGCTATATCCCTGTTGGGGAAATTACCTCTAAGTAGTCATTGTGCAATTTGCTTGCAACCCCATTTAAGCTCATCATTTCAAGAAGCCCCACCTCATCACATCATGCAGATATTATATATTCCTAATATGGTTTGATTATGTGACTTAAATGTCATTTACAATTTGGATTAAGAGGAAATTGTCATGTCTCTTTTAGCATCCTTAAATGGATTAACACATGTGGCTGAGATAACCCAGTCGAGTTGGTTAAATAGTAAGTTTGGTAACTCTAAAGTAGGATCGAGTTGTCTATTGACTTTCTCGATTTGAACCAGTTAATTATGGGTAATCTAGACTGATTTAATTTACTTCCTTGTGATCTGATTAAGGTTTGATGgctaaattatatatagattaattaattacaaagtATTGCTTCGTAATGTCATAAGCAATGACATTTTCTTCAATCTTTTTATGGTTAAATAGTAAAAGTAAAtggtgaaaaaaatattatattggaaATATCCCTCTTATGGTGATCCACATGTGATATCTTATTCTTACTTTATCCAGAAGATAATGAAATTCAAATGGGTTAATCCCTGTTGGGGAAATTACCACTAAGTAGTCTTTTTCAATATCTATTGGTATATTAGTATTTGCATTACCTATTTTCGTACAAGCTAAATCTGAACctatgatgattttattttcagatCATTATATTCCAGTTGATCAAACAGctaaaccaaatatataaacaaaaatatttatataaatcctttacccaaaaaaataaaataaaatctcttGTTAGCCCCGCGGAAAATCAGGGCTGTTGTCGATAGGACTGCACAAACTGACAAAACTGAACTTTACAATTTTAGTGTTagatactccgtattagttTGCCATGTAAAATTacatgtaaattaatatattttattataaataattgcataaaataatacaagataatatattttaaaatgttgtgcTAAAGAATTCTTATACATAATGTATTATTTACGCTTTCTTTTTGTTAAATTAGATAAGGAGAGAAactgtcaaagaccttgtggtctaattgcactcggtttacactctcatGTGGTAgagagtgagttcgagcctcagtggaggcgattgTTAACTCCTTGTGTAATCTTATGCAATGAACTCAACTAAAAATGATTGTTTGACAAAAATTATACTCATAATTTTTTGATCCAAAAGTCATGTTCTACCCATTCGAATATCCCTTTCAGGGCTGCCTGTTTGTATTGTAGGTATTGTTTTTTagcatttattattataattatattaaatttgactttttgttgttataatttgaaaatgtatgaattttatttattagtactaaattaaataatataaaaaattaaaccgaacacaaacacataaaataagacaGATCGAGATGAGCATATGCATTGTAATAACAACAAACAACCAACCATATTGTTTTATACCGAGATTCCGGAGAAATTTGACCCGTGTTTATCACGATTCGGTTTGTATAAGATTCGGTTTTCAAGACAACTAACCATGTAGAGCATGAAGGTCTTTCAGAAGCAAACATGAGGAGGGATGAGCTTTCCTGGATTCATGATATTGTTGGGATCCAAAGCATCTTTAATCTTCTTCATTGTTTGCAGATTCTCTATTCCCAGTTCTTTCTCAAGGTACTGGAAATGAAGGAAGAAGCAACACAGTGAGATAAGATCTgtataatttgattaatttctgGTAGAAGTAAAAGATTTGAAGATATATAAATGTATGGCACCTTCATCTTCCCAGTACCAACGCCATGTTCTCCGGTGCACGTGCCTGACAACTCAAAGAATCGGGGTGAAGAACACGATATAAAGTACTACTACTATGTGGTCTCAGACGTGATCGACTGACTAAGAGGTTAGAGTTTTCCCGAGTAATGCTGAAAACCTGAGTTTAaagaattgaagcatgtgctccatctcaactaaaaacctaagctgatagttggattgcacatttatttttatatattatatatgctcaatacGGCCCCTAACATGTGCAGACCGATTACTTTTGATAGGCTCCAAGCAACAcggataccaaattgaagcatgtgctctatctcaactaaaaacctaagctgatagttggattacacatttatgtttatatattatatatatgctcaacatgaaGGAGTTGCAGCTCATACCTTCCATGGATAGAGCGGTGTGGACCATGAAGTGGTTTAGCCTCTCGGCTTCTCTGCGTTGGCTCTCCTGGGCGGGATCAAAAAGTATGACCGTGTGAAAGTTCCCATCACCAGCATGAGCGATAACTGTGCTGTAACGAAGAAGCAATCGAGTCAAGTTGCATAGATATGATGCGTTATCAAAGTCTTCTTCGAGAAGTTCATTAGAAGTACCGTACCATACTAGTGGCGAGGCATCCAGCTCTTGTTTTGATCGGGAGATTAGTTCTGCAAGGTGCGATAGAGGAACGCAAACATCCTGCATCAGGATAGGACGTGTAAGCAAGTCACTTACCAGTTTGAGGACATGATATAGTATTTTAGTTACTAGAACACGATTTTGTGCATATAACAAAAACCAGGCAGGAAAACGAACCGTTATCATTGCTTCAAAATTAGGTTCCATAGCAAAGCAAGCCCAAAGCGCCTCCTTCCTTATCTAAAACCAAAAGGTTGAAACAATCACTATCAAAACCGCATCATTTTTTAAGAGTAATAACGTTAGAATTTTACAGAGACAGCAGACCGTTCTTTGTCCTTAAAACCCTTATCGGGAATGTGATGTACATAGTCTAGTTACAAAAGCGGAGATTAGGACGATAAAAAGTGGTTGAAAGTACATTTCCATGAAAAAACAGAAACGAAAGATACGGTGTCTAGTTACCTTCCAAAGTTCCTTTTTCTCTTCAGGAGCTTCTGCAAAGACGAAATCTGTGCCCCTGTGCTCGGAAGCTATCTTCTGAACAATTTTTGTTTGCTCGCGTGCATATGCTTCTGGTAGATAGTGGCATAAAAGAATAAGATTAGCAACTAAACGGTTGAGAGAAACCGACCTAAATATTTCATAGCTTATATCATTACCCCGAAAACACAATTAAGTAAAATAATCAAAGTAGAAACTCTTGACTGTTCGTTAGCAGCAGTACATGCTTTAGTTAGTAGGCATTTTCTCGATAATGTTCTTGCAGAAGCATTGGATTTGGATATacactcatgagctagctttttTGGTGTGGTTAGGGTCGAGACCCGTGTTACAAGCTCTATAAGTTACATAAGATGGACCGTATTTTACCTGTGCCTATAAATTCAAACATTAGAGTCGGAACTTCTGGCAAATTTTTCCCGTTTGCAGTATTAATTGCCCGCACTTGAACTTCATCCAAGAGTTCCACTCTTGAGACCTAATAAGAAATACATAACAGAATCAAAAGGGAAgaagggggtggggggggggggggggtNNNNNNNNNNNNNNNNNNNNNNNNNNNNNNNNNNNNNNNNNNNNNNNNNNNNNNNNNNNNNNNNNNNNNNNNNNNNNNNNNNNNNNNNNNNNNNNNNNNNNNNNNNNNNNNNNNNNNNNNNNNNNNNNNNNNNNNNNNNNNNNNNNNNNNNNNNNNNNNNNNNNNNNNNNNNNNNNNNNNNNNNNNNNNNNNNNNNNNNNNNNNNNNNNNNNNNNNNNNNNNNNNNNNNNNNNNNNNNNNNNNNNNNNNNNNNNNNNNNNNNNNNNNNNNNNNNNNNNNNNNNNNNNNNNNNNNNNNNNNNNNNNNNNNNNNNNNNNNNNNNNNNNgggggggggggggggggggggggggggggggggggggggggggggggggggggggggggggggggggggggggggggggggggggggggggggggggggggggggggggggggggggggggggggggggggggggggggggggggggaatggaAATTTTCTGTCCTCGTAAGAAAAACGAGTATTTTTTGGAGGATTTTAGTAAACATTGGCTAACGATTCTGACCTGTATTCCGGAAAGCATAGTGGCAATGGCAACATCTGCTGCATCCTTGATTGTCGGGAAGTTGCACATTGCAACCTGTAGAGTTTGGAAgagaatttcaaaaataattaataaatgcatTAGTAAGAGTAAAATATTCGATAACTGGGATAAATAAATTTAGGAAACATCTATATATAAAGGACCGATAAAAGAAATATGAGAATACCACTGACGATTGTGGAATTTTCTGCAATCGCAAAGTAACTTCAGTGATAACTCCCAGCGTTCCTTCACTTCCAATCATCAAGCGTGTCAAATCATACCTACAATACGCAAGTTCACAGATATCAGAAAATTTAATCGTAATAACATTGCAGTGAAAAGCTGACATTTTCATTTAGATAAATGTGTGTGTAAACTTTAAGCGAGCAACCTTTCAAATTACGCACAAATGGACAAGCTTACCCTGCAGCACTTTTTCTTGCCCGGGATGCCGTCTTGACAACATCTCCATTGGCTAGAACAGCCTGTCAAAGAAGTGCTTCATATGAAATCGTGCCCTTGCCCGGCCCGCCATGGAAACTTTCAGTTTATACATAGCATACCTTAAGACTGATGACATTGTCGCGCATCGTACCATACCTACATGCTAAAATCGGAACCGTTAGTCATACATGAGTTGAAATTTGGAGTTACGGGCAGAACAGGATTAGTTCAAGATTCTAAGCTTCGAGATTGCAAACTTCAGTCTTAAATGTGAATACCTCACAGCCAACGAGCCAGAGCAACGTGTAGCGCACATACCCCCGATGGTTGCTCCAGGTCCTGAGAATTAAGTGTTTGAAATCTTAATAAACTCGCGATATCATCATGGCATAGTTTAGAAATTccatatttcagaaaatccccGGGTTTCTAACTGAATGCTTTTGCTATAGAATTATGATACATAACACAACAAAATGCTCAAATTTATTGCTCTATCAAATTTACAAAAGCAAAAACCAAAACAATAAATCTCCCAAAGCAtattttataaaagaatgaaatACTGTTAAAAAGATAATAGAAACTGACCAGGATCAAGGGGAAAGAAGAGACCGTGGG
This region of Ipomoea triloba cultivar NCNSP0323 chromosome 15, ASM357664v1 genomic DNA includes:
- the LOC116005595 gene encoding D-lactate dehydrogenase [cytochrome], mitochondrial codes for the protein MSSFSWLSRLRSSSRLTYNAFKNSFSHRQSQSVQSSLLREGIIITSENAHAFFSWIPSLLPLALALSAGSLALHSQTNHNHSFSLSEAPNSIDSSVKIGGKSSTDYVVKGSYKEVPQELIDELKEICQDNMTMDYDERYTHGKPENSFHKAVNIPDVVVFPRSEEEVSKIVKACNKHKAPIVPYGGATSIEGHTLSPNGGVCIDMTLMNRVKSLHVEDMDVVVEPGIGWMELNEYLEPHGLFFPLDPGPGATIGGMCATRCSGSLAVRYGTMRDNVISLKAVLANGDVVKTASRARKSAAGYDLTRLMIGSEGTLGVITEVTLRLQKIPQSSVVAMCNFPTIKDAADVAIATMLSGIQVSRVELLDEVQVRAINTANGKNLPEVPTLMFEFIGTEAYAREQTKIVQKIASEHRGTDFVFAEAPEEKKELWKIRKEALWACFAMEPNFEAMITDVCVPLSHLAELISRSKQELDASPLVCTVIAHAGDGNFHTVILFDPAQESQRREAERLNHFMVHTALSMEGTCTGEHGVGTGKMKYLEKELGIENLQTMKKIKDALDPNNIMNPGKLIPPHVCF